DNA sequence from the Streptomyces sp. HUAS 15-9 genome:
ACCGACCGGGTCGGCGACCTGACCACCGTGGAGGTCTCCGTCACCCATGATGTGATCGCCCCGTCCGGAGTGCTGCTGGTGTCGGACAAACCGCACTTCACCGTGCGGGTCCTGGTCGCCGGCGCCTTCCCCACGGCGCCCAAGTGGCAGCGGTGGGACGACGAGGACGAGCAGCCCGTCGTGGACCCGTACCACGTGCCGTCGGCTCCGGTCCTGCTGAGCGGGCCCTTCCGGGCCACCACCGACACCCGGCGCCACCGGCTGGGCGCCCGTTCGGTGTTCCGGCCGGAGCTGGACCCGGCCACCGGCCCCTGGCGGCAGTTCCTGATGCCGACCGTGCTGCTGGACGCCCTGGCGCGGACCGGGGTGCTGGACCCGGTGGACGGGCTCGTCCCGGTCGCCGCCCCGCTGTCCGTCCGCCGCATCGATCTGTACCAGAGCGCCAACGACCTGGAACTGGCGCAGACCCACGGAGCGCTGGACCTGTACGTCACCCAGCCCGGGTTCTCGGCCGCGCCCCGGTCCGGCAACCGGTTCGTCGCCGTCGCCCCCGGCGGGCACGTCGTCGCCCAGATGAAGGACCTGGACGCCACCGTGATCGGGTACCTCGACCCGGACACCGGCGAGGTGCGTCCGCCCGCGCAGGGGCCGGCCGGGAACGCACCGGGGTCGGCAGGGACAAGGGGGCGTACCGCATGACCACGCATGTGGACCTCCCGGTCCTCGACGACCGCACCGGGGACCGGCCGGCGTCCGCCGTCGACGACGGAGCCGACCCCATGACCCGTCCGGTGCGCCGCATGCTGTGGCGGCTCGCCCCCGCCCCGGCCCCCGACAGCCCCCGCGACCTCGGCGGCCGGCAAGTGCTCGTCCTGGGCGGCACCCCGGACGACGCGGAGCGGGTGCGCGGCGAACTGCGCGCCCGGGGGCGACCGTGCTGCCCGGCGCTTCGGCCGCCGCCGGCCCGGTGCCCGACACCGTGGTCGACCTGACGCTCGCCGAGCGGTTCTCGGCCGACGCCGGCAGCGGCCGGTGGCGTACGGCACTGCTGCGCACCTTCGACGCGCTGCGCCACTGCTACGCCGAGTGGAGCCAGGAGACCTCCGCGCGGCGGCTCACCTACCTCGCTGTCACGTACCAGGGCGGCGGCATGGGGTACCACCCCGACGACGACATCGCCCAGCCGCTCGGCGGGCTGTGGGCCGGCCTGGCCAAGACGCTGCACCGGGAGCTGCCCAACTGCCGGGTCCGGATCCTCGACATCGCCCTCGACGCGCGCGTCGGCCTGCCCGAGCTGGTCGGCGACGAGCTGGGCCGCCCGGGCCTGAGCGAGATCGGGCACCGGGACGGACTGCGCTGGACCCTGACGCCGGACGCCGTACCGGCGGGGCCGCCTGCCGTGCGCCTCGGCCCGGACGACACCGTGCTGATCAGCGGCGGCAGCCGGGGCATCGGCATGGCGCTGGCCCGGCGGCTGTGCGCCGAGTTCGGGCCGCGGGTGGTGGTGACCGGACGTGGGCGGCTGCCCGCCGAGGACACCTGGGACGACCACACCCCCGAGCGGCTCGCCGAGCACCGGGCCGCGCTGTGGGCCACGCACCGGCAGGGGCGCGCCGTGGCCGACATCCGCCGCGACATCGGGCGCGCTGAGAGCACCTGGGAACTCGTCGGCCATCTGCGCTCCGCCCGCGCCGAGGGACTGCGCCTGGACTACCGGCAGTGCGACTTCACCGACACCGACCAGGTGCGGGAGCTCGTCGCCGAACTGCCCGGCCTGACCGTCGTGGTGCACAACGCGGGCGTGGACCGGCCGACCCGGCTGCCCAACAAGTCCGACGACGACGTGGTCGCCGTGGTCGCGACGAAGGTCGACTCCTTCGTCCACCTGGTACGGGCCGTGCGCGACCGGCCGCTGAAGCTGCTGTGCACCGTCGGCTCGCTCACCGGGCGGCTCGGCGGCATGGTCGGCCAGTTCGACTACGCGGCCGCCAACGAGTGCCTGGCCCGCCTGGGCCTGTGGGCCGGGCGGCAGCTGCCGTACCCGGTGATGACGCTGGCCTGGCCGACCTGGGCCCGGCTGGGGCTGATCTCCAACTTCGAGGCCAGCCTGCGCTACATGGCGGCGCTCGATGTCTTCGAGGGACTGGACCACTGGCAGGCGGAGCTGCTCGCGGGCAGCCGCGGCGAGATCACCTTCGTCGGTCCGCTGGGCCGCGCGCTGGACCCGGTGCAGGCCGTCGGCTACCCGGTGCCGCCCTCCCTGCCCGGTTACGCCGAGACCTACCCGAAGGTCTTCCACCTGGGCGAACCGGAGGTGTTCCAGCCGCACGAACGCCTCTGCTGCATGGTCACGTTCGACCCCGCGACGAGCCCGGCGATCGGCGACTTCACCGTCCACGGCGCGCCCGCCGTGCCCCTCGGCATGCTGCTGGAGAGCGCCGTGCGCGGCGCGGAGTGGGTGACCCCCGCCGACCTGCCCGACCACGCCCTGCACGCGGTGGAGGGCCTGCGCGTCCCGTGGAGCGTGCTGCGCTGTGCGGATGGCGGCGGGCCGCTGCGGCTGCGCCGGGACATCCGGGCGCGGCAGAGCCCGGACGGCCGCTGGCAGGTGGACGTCACCTTCCGCAGGGCGGGGCCGGCCGGGGCCACGACGGCGGGGGAGACGGGCGCGGACGACGTGGACACCGCGCGTCTGCGGCTGGTCTTCGGCGCACCGGCGGCGCGGCGGCCGCCGCCGCACAGGACGCCGCGACCCCGCGCGAACGCCCGTCGGCCGAGGGCGGCGCCGACGCCGCCCGCACCACCCTGCTCACCGCCACGCCCGTGCTCCATTGGCACGGAGTGGTGGTGCCGGTGGCGCGCTGGCGCCCCGACGGCCGGCACCGGATCGTCGCCGAGGCGGGCCGCTGCACGGCACCCGACCTGTGGGTGGTGCCGCAGCCGCCCGCGTGCCTGGTGCCGGTCGCCGCGGTCGAGAACATCGTTCGCGCGGTCACCGAACGCACCCCCGGACTGTCCGTCACCCACGAACCGCTGACGATCCGTCACCTCTCCTTCCCGGCGGCCGACGCACCTGTCGGCGGACCAGTCCGGCTCGAAGGAGACCCGGCACTCGGTGTCTGGCGTGCGCGGCACGCGGACACCGGTCAGACCGTGGTCCGCGTCCGCGGACTCGCGGCCAACCGCATCTGATCCCTCTGATCCCTCTGACCTCTCTGATCCCAGGAGTTCACGACATGAGCGACACCAAGCCCGTCAGCGCCAACCGCAAGCTGCTGGAGCACTACTACGAGGAGTGCCTGAACAAGGGCAACCTCGATGCCGTCTACGAAAAGGCCATCCCGGAACACATCAGCCACGGCACCCGCGCCGACGGCTTCGAGGGCGTGGAGCACCTCAAGGAGTGGGTCCGCATCCAGCGCGCCTCCTTCCCCGACCTGCACGTCGTCGTCGACGAATGGATCGAGGAGGGTGACAAGGTCGTCCAGCGGTTCACCGCCCGCGGCAGCCACTCCGGCGAGGACTACTACGGCATCCCGGCCAGCGGCCGGAAGATCGAGATCTCCGGGATCGTCATCGACCACTTCGTCAACGGCAAGATCGTCGAGAGCTGGTTCTCGATGGACGGCATGGAACTCGCCCAGCAGCTGGGCGCGCTGGGCTGACCCGGGCGCGGAGCCGGCCCACGGCTCCGCCCGCCGACCCGGACGGCCGGGGGCGTTCCCGTCGATGCCCGCCCCCGGCCGTCCGTGACCACCCTCTTCGCGCGGCCGGCACACCCGATCCGTACGCATGAGGCCCCAGGAATCCGTACGTATGAGGCCCCCAGGAAGGGGAAGGCACGATGACACAGCGCTCGACCGCCCTCGTCACCGGGTGTTCGTCGGGGATCGGACGGGCCACCGCCCTGCGCCTGCACGCCGCCGGCCATCGGGTGTACGCCACCGCCAGGAAGCCCGAGACGCTCGACGAACTGGCCGCGCGCGGCCTGCGCACCCTGGCCCTCGACGTCACCGACCCGGAGTCCGCCAAGGCCGCGGTCGAGGCCGTCGAGGCCGAGCACGGCGCGGTGGACGTCCTCGTCAACAACGCCGGATACGGGCTGTCCGGGACCTTCGAGGAGACCCCGCTGGAGCAGGTGCGCGATCAGTTCGAGACCAACGTCTTCGGCCTGGTCCGGCTCACCCAGCTGGTGCTGCCCGGCATGCGCGCCCGCGGCCGCGGCACCGTCGTCAACGTCTCCTCCATCTTCGGGCGGTACGCGGCCCCGGGCGGCGGCTACTACCACGCGAGCAAGCACGCCGTCGAAGCCCTAAGCGACGCACTCCGGCTGGAGGTGGCGACCTTCGGCATCAAGGTCGTCCTCGTCGAACCCGGACCCGTGCGCACCCCCTGGGGACAGCGGTTCATGGACCACATCCCGGAGGGAACGGCTCGCGCCGGATCCCCGTACCGCCGCTTCCACGAACGGACCGCGGCCTACTACGACGCCATCTACAACGGCACCCGCCGCACGCTCGCCGGCACGTTCGCCATCGAGGCCGAGCAGGTGGCCGGCACCATCGTCCGGGCCGTCGGGTCCCGCTCCCCGCGCTCGCGCTATCCCGTCGGCTTCCTGGCCGCGAGCACCTTCGCGCTGCGTCGGCTGACCCCGGACCGGATCTTCGACAACGCGTTCATACGGCGGCAGTTCCCGGTCCCGTGAGCGGCGTGACTGCCATGAGCGGCATCAGCGGACCCGGCAGCTCCCCAGGCGAACCAACGAGGTGACGAGAGACATGACCACCCTGGCACCGACCCCCGCGACCGCCCCGCGCGGCGCGGTCGCCCCCGGCCCACGGGGTGTACCCCTGCTGGGCAACCTGCCCCAGTGGAAGTCCGACACCGCCCAGTTCCTGCTGCGCGCCCAGCGTGACCACGGAGAGGTGGCCCGGCTGCGCCTCGGCCCGTACACGGTGCACCTGGTGACGGCTCCCGACGCCGTGGGACGGGTCCTGAAGGAGAACAGCGCCAACTACACGCGCGGCGTCCTCTACGAACAGTTCCGGCTCGTCATGGGCAACGGGCTGCTCACCACCGACGGCGACTACTGGAAGGCCCACCGGCGCGCTGTCCAGCCGGTCTTCCTGCGCAAGGCGGTCGCCGCCATCGGCCCCAACGTGGTGCGCGCCACCCGGGAGATGCTCGACGACTGGGAGGTCCGCGCCCGCCGCGGCGAACCCGTCGACCTGGTCACCGAGACCCTGCGCCTGACCCTCGTCACACTCAGCCGCTCGCTGTTCGGCTACGACATCCGGCCCGCCACGCCGATCCTGAAGGACATCGTCGACAACGTGATCGAAGTGATGTTCAAGCACGGCTCGGTCGCGGAGATGCTGCCCGCCTGGGTGCCGACCCGGCGCAACCGGCTCATCGCCCGCGACCGGCGGATCTTCACCCGGCTCGTCACCGAGATCCGCGACAACCACGCGGCCACCGGTCAGGGGCCGCTGATGGAGCTCATCGAGGCGGCCACCGACCCGGCCACCGGCGCGCGCTGGACCGACGACGAGATCCGCGACGAGATGCTCACCATCTATCTCGCGGGACACGAGACCACCGCCGTCGCCCTGCTGTGGACGCTGGTCTCCCTCGCCAACCACCCGTCCGTCACCGAGGAACTCGACGACGAGCTCGCCCGGGTGCTGGGCGACGCCGAGCCCACACCCGAGGACGTGGAGCGGCTGCCGTACACCGGTCAGGTCGTCGACGAGAGCCTGCGGATGTACCCGCCGATCTGGATCTACCCCCGGGACGCCGTCGCCGACGACGAGCTGGGCGGCTTCCACATCCCCGGCGGCTCCTCCGTCCTGCTCTCGCCCCTGGTCTCCCACCGCAACCCCCGCTACTGGGACAACCCCGAGGCCTTCGACCCGCACCGCTTCGATCCGGACCGGGTCAAGGAGCGGCCCAGGATGACCTACTTCCCCTTCGGTGCCGGCGCGCGCATGTGCATCGGGAACTTCATGGCCCTGCTGGAACTCCGGATGATCACGGCGATGATCCACCAGCGGTTCCGGCTGCGGCTGGTGCCCGGCGACTTCCTGCGCTACGGCGACACCTCCATCTCGCTGCGCCCGATGACCCAAGTGCTCGCCCTTCCCGAGCCGCGCGAGGCGGGAGTCCGGACATGACCACCGCCACCGACCCGTCGCCCGCCGCCGCCCGGACGGCCGACGTCGACTCCGCCCTGGCGGCCGCCCGCCGCGCCCAGCCCGGCTGGGACGCGCTCGGCTTCGCCGGGCGGCGCAGGATCCTCGAGGCCTGGTGCGCGCTGATCCTGCGCCGCTCGGACGAACTGGTCGACCTCATCCGCGCCGAGACCGGCAAGACGGCCGACGACGCCCGTCTCGAAGTCGTCCTCGTCGCCGCCCACCTGCGCTGGACCGCCGCCCACGCCGCCCGTGTCCTCGGCCGGCGCAGGGTCTCGCCCGGCCTGCTGATGTTCAACCATGCGGTCGAGGTGGCCCACCGGCCGCTCGGGGTCGTCGGCGTCATCGGCCCCTGGAACTACCCCGCGTTCATCCCCGTCGGCCCTGTCTCGGCGGCCCTGGCCGGTGGCAACACCGTGGTGCTGAAGCCCAGTGAGCTGACCCCCCGCACCGGCGAGTGGCTCGCGGCCACCCTCGCCGAGGTCACCGGCGACATCCGGGTGCTGCACGTCGTCACCGGCGACGGGGCGGCGGGGGAGGCGCTGTGCCGGGCCGCCGTCGACAAGATCTCCTTCACCGGCTCCAGCGCCACCGGACGCCGGGTCATGGCGGCCTGCGCCGACAATCTGACGCCGGTGGTGATCGAGGGCGGCGGCAAGGACGCCATGGTCGTCGCCGCGGACGCCGACCTCGACGCCGCCGCCGACGCCGCGGTCTGGGCGGCGATGACCAACGCGGGGCAGACCTGCGTCGGACTGGAACGTGTCTACGTCGTCGACGCCGTCGCCGACCGCTTCCTGGACCTGGTCACCGAGCGCGCCGCCGCCCTCCGCGTCGGCGACGGGCCCGAGGCCGACCTCGGTCGTATCGTGCTGCCCCGGCAACTGGACGTCATCGCCGGACATGTGCGCGACGCGCTGGCCCGCGGCGCCCGCGCCGTCCTCGGCGGTCCGCAGTCCGTCACCTCGCCTTACGTCGCCCCGATCATCCTCGCCGACGTACCGGAGGACTCGGCCGCCGTCACCGAGGAGACGTTCGGGCCGGTGCTCGTCGTGAACCGGGTGGCCTCCGTGGAGGAGGCCGTGGAACGCGCCAACGCCGGCGGCTACGGACTGGGAGCCTCCGTCTTCACCCGCGACCGGAGCCGCGGCCGCAGCGTCGCCGCCCGGCTGCGGGCCGGCATGGTGTCCGTCAACGCCGTGATCGCCTTCGCCGGGATGCCCGCCGTCCCCTTCGGCGGGGTCGGCGACTCCGGCTTCGGCCGGGTCCACGGCCCGGACGGGCTGCGCGAGTTCACCCGCACCCAGGCCGTCACCAGCCAGCGGTTCCGGCCGCTGATGCAGCCCACGTCCTTCCGCCGGCGCCCGGGGACGATGCCGACCCTGGTGCGCATGGTGCGCACCCTCTACGGCCGGTGAGGGCGCCCTCGGCCACCCCGCGCCGACGGCCCCGTGCACCCGCCCCGAAAGGAGCACGCAGAACGTGACCACCACCCTGACCACCGGTCTTGCCCGGCTCGCCGACCACGCCTCGCGAGCCCATCCCTACGACCTCCTGCGGGAGTTGCGGGAGGCGTCCCCCTTCACCGACCCCGCCGGCGGCATCGTCGTCGTCGGCCGGCGAGCCGACTGCGAGACCGTGCTGCGCAGCCCCCGGGTCAGCAGCGACCGGCTGGGCGCCGGGATCACCAAGGTGCCCCAGCAGCCCAACCTGATGAACCTGGACGCGCCGGACCACACCCGGCTGCGCAGGCTCGCCGGAAAGGCGTTCAAGCCGCGCGTCATCGAACGCTGGCGGCCCCGGATCGAGGCCATCGTGCGCGAACTGCTCGCGGACATCGCCGCGAGCGGCGCCGACGGCGTGGACATGGTCTCCGCCTTCGCCTACCCGCTGCCCGTCCGGGTGATCTGCGAGATGCTCGGTGTGCCCCGGGAGGACCACCCGGTGTTCGAGAAGTGGGCGCACTCCATCGCCTTCACGATCGACCCGCAGCTGGTCCCCGGTGAGCTGACCACCGAGGTCGAGCGGAACGTCGACGAGGCCCGCGCCGGCTTCGTCGGCTACTTCTCCCGGCTGATCGAGGAACGCAAGCGGGAACCGCGCGCCGACATCCTGTCCGAGCTGATCGCCGCCGAGGAGGGCGGCGACCATCTGGGCGAACGGGACCTGATCCTCACCTGCGTCCTGCTGCTGGTCGCCGGCCACGAGACCACCGCCAACCTGATCCTCAACGGCCTCCTCGGCCTGCTGCGCCACCCCGACCAGCTTCGGCTGCTGCGCGAGCGGCCCGAACTGGCCGAGGCCGCGGTGGAGGAGGTGCTGCGGTACGACGCCCCGACCCAGATGGTCACCCGGATCGCACGGGAGCCGTTCACCCTGGGCGAGCACGAAGTGGCCGCCGGGCAGCCGCTGTTGCTGCTGCTGGCCGCCGCGAACCGGGACCCCGCGCAGCACCGCGACGCGGACCGGTTCGACATCACCCGGGGCGATCCGGGACACCTGGGCTTCGCCGCCGGACCGCACTTCTGCCTCGGCTCCGTGCTGGCCCGCATGGAGGGCGCCATCGCGCTCAACGCCTTCGCGCAGGCCCTCGTCGAGCCGCGGCTGGACGAGGCGTCGCTGCGCTACCGGCCGCATGTGGCCGTACGCGGCCCTGACCATCTGCGGATCACCTTCCAGGGCGTCCGGCTGGACACGCTGCCCGCCGCCGCCACGGTCCGGGAGAGCGAGGTCGGACATGGCTGAGTCGCAGTGGGAGGTGACCGTCGATCCCGCGCGGTGCGTCGGCTCGGGCGTGTGCGTGGCCGTGGCGGCCGGCCACTTCGCGGTGCGCGACCGCCGGTCCCACGCGGTACAACCCGTCACCGGACCCGACGACGCGGTGCTGGACGCCGCCGAGACCTGCCCCATGGAGGCCATCCTGGTCCGGGAGGCCGGCTCCGGCACCCTGCTCGCCCCGGTGGAATGACCGTGACCGGGGCGGTCGGGCCGGGCGACCTCGTCACGGTGACCCATCGGCCGCACCCGCTCGTCGGCCGGCGGCTGCTGGTGCGCGCGGTACGCGACGGGAGTGCCGAGAGCCTCCTGTGCGAGCGCCCCGGCGGAGGGCTGGTGACCGTCCTGCGGTCCTGGACGGACCGGGCACCGGGCGCCCGGCCCGTCCAGGACGGCGAGCCCCGCCGTGAGGCGGGCACCCGGATCGCCGTCGGCGGCGCCTTTCAGGTCTCCGACACCGCCCTGCACCGCCTGCGCGCCTCGCTGGCGCTGTCGGTGGAACGCTTCGTCGGTCTGGACACCGTGAGAGGTCTGGACACCGTGAAATCCTGTGCTGCCGCGGTAATTCCGCGATCGTCGCTACGGCATTTCTCGACAGGCGAGAAATCGGAGCCCGTTTCTCGCCCCGTGAGAAAAGGCGGAAGGGCTGCGGGGAGAATCGATTGACGCATTCTCAGGACGTCTTGCTACGCTTCCGGAACTGAGTTTTTCGGTCGGGGGACCAGTCGGCAGCGAGAACGAGATCGCCCCGTGATTCTCCCCGACTCTTGGGAGTTGCACGCATGACGAAAATGCCTGCCGCCCTCCGTCGAGGGAGCTACGGGAAACTGCTCCTCGGTATGGAGTGGGACCCCTTACTGGGGCGCGCGGCCGTGGTGCACCTGATCAGCGGGGCCTCGTTCTCCACTTTCTGGAGTTACGCCGGCGTCTGGGCGATCAAGGCATTGGGCGCGACCACCGGTCAGGTGGGCCTGATGTTTCTCCTCAGCGCCGTCCTCAGCCCGCCCGCGGCCTGGCTGGGCGGCTTCGTCTCCGACGCGGTGGGCCGCCGCAGCGTGCTGGTGGCCAGTACCGGCGTCCAGTCCCTGCTCATCGTCTGTCTGTGCCTCACCGGACACAGCGCGGCCTGGGGTATCGCCCTGGTCGTCCTGGCCGGGGTGGTGTGGGCACCGGGACGCTCCGCCGTCAACGCCATCGTCGCGGACATCGTCCCTCCGGAACGCCAGGGCCAGGCGTACGCGGCCCTGCGCACCGCCAACAACCTCGGTGTGGTCGTCGGCCCGCCGCTGGCCTCGCTGTTCCTGTTCCTCGGTGACTGGACGGCGTTTCTGCTCGGCATCGCCCTGCTCGGCGGCCTCACCTGCGCGCTCGCCGTCCGGCTCCTGCCGCGCGACCGGGCCCGCGCCCACCGCGGCGGCAACGCCGCACAGACCGCGCGCGTGGTGCTGACGGACGGGTCCCTTCTTCTCCTGCTGGTGGCGACACTCCTCGGCTTCATGGTCTACATGTCGTTCGAGACGGTGCTGCCGGTCGTCGCGGTCACGTCGTTCGGGTTCGCCCCCGAGACCTGGGGCCTGCTGTACGCCATGAATCCCGTGGTGGTGCTGCTCTTCCAGATGCACCTGACCCGCTGGACGCGGGACTGGCCGGCGTCGCTCACGCTGAGTCTCGGGGTCCTGCTGATGGGGCCGCCGTTCCTGCTCTTCCTGATCTCCCATCACATCGTGGCCGTGGTCCTGGTGATGCTCGTCTTCGCCTTCGGCGAGATGCTCTGGGTACCCACCATGCAGGCCACCGTCGCCCGCCTGGCGCCGCCCCACATGCACGGTGCCTACCTCGGCGGCTACACCAGCAGCCAGTTGCTCGCCTGGATGATCGCTCCGCTCACCGGGCTGCGCCTGGAGGAGTCCTTCGGGGACCACGCCATCTGGCTCTTCGCCACCGCGCTGTCCGCCGTGAGCGTCGTGGCCGGACTGGCGGCCGTCCGCCTCAGGCACCGCAGCGCGCCGGACCAGCGCACCCCCGACGTGCCGGAGCCCGTCCACCCCGACCCCTCACCGGAAAGAGCCTCGTGAGCCACGAACCGCGCGCCGTCAGCTGGACGGGCGACGCCCTGTCCCTCATCGACCAGACGACCCTGCCCACTACCCTGCGGCGTCTGGACATCCGTGACGTGGACGCGCTGATCGACGCGATCCTCCGGCTCGCCGTACGCGGCGCACCCGCCATCGGCGCGGCCGGCGCCTACGGTGTCGCGCTGGCCGTGGCGCAGGCCCGCCGGGAGAACTGGACCGAGGGCGAACTGGCCGACGCCGTCGCCCGCCTGCGTGCCGCTCGCCCCACCGCGGTGAACCTCGCCGTCTGCGTGGACCGGGCCGCCGCGCGGATACCGCAGGGACCGGACGCCGTACTGGCCGAGGCCGACGCGATCGTCCGCGAGGACCTGGCGGCCAACCGGGCCATGGCCGCGGCCGGCGCCGACTGGCTGGTCGAGCGGGTGGCCGCCGGCCGGCCGCTGCGGATCCTCACCCACTGCAACACCGGCGCGCTCGCCACCGCGGGCATCGGCACCGCGCTCGGCGTCATCCGGGAACTGCACGGACGGGGGCTGCTCGAGACGGTGTACGTCGACGAGACGCGTCCCCTGCTGCAGGGAGCGCGGCTGACGGCGTGGGAGCTGGCCCAGGAGGGCATCGCGCACAAGGTGCAGGCGGACGCGGCGGCCGCGGCCACTGTCGTCGGCGGGCTGGTCGACGCCGCGATCGTCGGCGCGGACCGGATCACCCGCAACGGTGACACCGCCAACAAGACGGGCACCCTGGCCATAGCCCTCGCCTGCGCCTACACGGGCGTGCCCTTCATGGTCGCCGCGCCCACCAGCACGGTGGACCTCACGACGGCCACGGGCGCCTCCATCCCCATCGAGCAACGCGCGGAGGAGGAAGTACTGAACCTCATAGCGGGCGGCATCACCGCCCCGGACGGCACCCGGACCCACGCCCACAACCCGGCCTTCGACGTCACCCCCGGCACCCTGATCACCGCCCTGACATCGGAACGAGGCGTCCTGGAGGTCTCGTCGGGCCAGCTGCCGGGGGACCACTGGGCCTGACCCCGCGGCCCCCGTCTCGGCCGGGTTGCCCGCCCCTCTACCGCCCCCGCTCCTGCGCCAGCTCCAGTTCGAGCAGCCACTCGACGACCTCCGTGTGGCGGCGGGCCTCCCGGAGATCCGTGCCCCAGGTGTACAAGCCGTGGCCCGCCACGACGACCGCCGGTACCCGCGGGTTCAGGGCGGCCTCCAGGCGGTCGCCGAGGGTGCGCATGTCCTGGGAGTTGGCGATCACCGGCAGGACGACCTCTTCGTCATGGGCGGCGCGGCCGATGCCCTTGAGCATCTCCAGGTCCCGGAACGCGATGCCCCCTGGACGCCGGTGGCCCATCGCCACGGAGGCGACGGTGTGCACATGGACAACGGCGCCGGCGCCGGTCAGCCGTACCACCCGGGCGTGCAGGGCCGCCTCCGCGGACGGCTTCCCGGCGGCCGCGGTGCCCTCCACGGCGCCGCCCTCCTCGTCGACCAGCACGGTGTCCTTCGGACCCAGCTCTCCCTTGTCCAGGCCGCTCGCGGTGACCAGCAGGCGCAGGGGGTCCCGGCCGGTGACCACCGACAGGTTCCCGGAGGTTCCCCGCATCCACCCGAGCGCCGCGAACCGGGCCGCCTCCGCGACCAGCGTCCTGCCCCAACCCGCCGTCTCCGGCGTACCGGTGGCCGTGGCTCCCGTCATGACATTCCCTTCGTGAGGACGAGGTCGATCTCGGTGAACGAGCGGGCCGCGGGGTGGACCGTACGGCCCGTCGCCTGCCGCGGTTCCTGAGGCCGGAC
Encoded proteins:
- a CDS encoding SDR family NAD(P)-dependent oxidoreductase; this encodes MLPGASAAAGPVPDTVVDLTLAERFSADAGSGRWRTALLRTFDALRHCYAEWSQETSARRLTYLAVTYQGGGMGYHPDDDIAQPLGGLWAGLAKTLHRELPNCRVRILDIALDARVGLPELVGDELGRPGLSEIGHRDGLRWTLTPDAVPAGPPAVRLGPDDTVLISGGSRGIGMALARRLCAEFGPRVVVTGRGRLPAEDTWDDHTPERLAEHRAALWATHRQGRAVADIRRDIGRAESTWELVGHLRSARAEGLRLDYRQCDFTDTDQVRELVAELPGLTVVVHNAGVDRPTRLPNKSDDDVVAVVATKVDSFVHLVRAVRDRPLKLLCTVGSLTGRLGGMVGQFDYAAANECLARLGLWAGRQLPYPVMTLAWPTWARLGLISNFEASLRYMAALDVFEGLDHWQAELLAGSRGEITFVGPLGRALDPVQAVGYPVPPSLPGYAETYPKVFHLGEPEVFQPHERLCCMVTFDPATSPAIGDFTVHGAPAVPLGMLLESAVRGAEWVTPADLPDHALHAVEGLRVPWSVLRCADGGGPLRLRRDIRARQSPDGRWQVDVTFRRAGPAGATTAGETGADDVDTARLRLVFGAPAARRPPPHRTPRPRANARRPRAAPTPPAPPCSPPRPCSIGTEWWCRWRAGAPTAGTGSSPRRAAARHPTCGWCRSRPRAWCRSPRSRTSFARSPNAPPDCPSPTNR
- a CDS encoding ester cyclase, which produces MSDTKPVSANRKLLEHYYEECLNKGNLDAVYEKAIPEHISHGTRADGFEGVEHLKEWVRIQRASFPDLHVVVDEWIEEGDKVVQRFTARGSHSGEDYYGIPASGRKIEISGIVIDHFVNGKIVESWFSMDGMELAQQLGALG
- a CDS encoding oxidoreductase, which gives rise to MTQRSTALVTGCSSGIGRATALRLHAAGHRVYATARKPETLDELAARGLRTLALDVTDPESAKAAVEAVEAEHGAVDVLVNNAGYGLSGTFEETPLEQVRDQFETNVFGLVRLTQLVLPGMRARGRGTVVNVSSIFGRYAAPGGGYYHASKHAVEALSDALRLEVATFGIKVVLVEPGPVRTPWGQRFMDHIPEGTARAGSPYRRFHERTAAYYDAIYNGTRRTLAGTFAIEAEQVAGTIVRAVGSRSPRSRYPVGFLAASTFALRRLTPDRIFDNAFIRRQFPVP
- a CDS encoding cytochrome P450, with protein sequence MTTLAPTPATAPRGAVAPGPRGVPLLGNLPQWKSDTAQFLLRAQRDHGEVARLRLGPYTVHLVTAPDAVGRVLKENSANYTRGVLYEQFRLVMGNGLLTTDGDYWKAHRRAVQPVFLRKAVAAIGPNVVRATREMLDDWEVRARRGEPVDLVTETLRLTLVTLSRSLFGYDIRPATPILKDIVDNVIEVMFKHGSVAEMLPAWVPTRRNRLIARDRRIFTRLVTEIRDNHAATGQGPLMELIEAATDPATGARWTDDEIRDEMLTIYLAGHETTAVALLWTLVSLANHPSVTEELDDELARVLGDAEPTPEDVERLPYTGQVVDESLRMYPPIWIYPRDAVADDELGGFHIPGGSSVLLSPLVSHRNPRYWDNPEAFDPHRFDPDRVKERPRMTYFPFGAGARMCIGNFMALLELRMITAMIHQRFRLRLVPGDFLRYGDTSISLRPMTQVLALPEPREAGVRT
- a CDS encoding aldehyde dehydrogenase family protein, which gives rise to MTTATDPSPAAARTADVDSALAAARRAQPGWDALGFAGRRRILEAWCALILRRSDELVDLIRAETGKTADDARLEVVLVAAHLRWTAAHAARVLGRRRVSPGLLMFNHAVEVAHRPLGVVGVIGPWNYPAFIPVGPVSAALAGGNTVVLKPSELTPRTGEWLAATLAEVTGDIRVLHVVTGDGAAGEALCRAAVDKISFTGSSATGRRVMAACADNLTPVVIEGGGKDAMVVAADADLDAAADAAVWAAMTNAGQTCVGLERVYVVDAVADRFLDLVTERAAALRVGDGPEADLGRIVLPRQLDVIAGHVRDALARGARAVLGGPQSVTSPYVAPIILADVPEDSAAVTEETFGPVLVVNRVASVEEAVERANAGGYGLGASVFTRDRSRGRSVAARLRAGMVSVNAVIAFAGMPAVPFGGVGDSGFGRVHGPDGLREFTRTQAVTSQRFRPLMQPTSFRRRPGTMPTLVRMVRTLYGR
- a CDS encoding cytochrome P450; translated protein: MTTTLTTGLARLADHASRAHPYDLLRELREASPFTDPAGGIVVVGRRADCETVLRSPRVSSDRLGAGITKVPQQPNLMNLDAPDHTRLRRLAGKAFKPRVIERWRPRIEAIVRELLADIAASGADGVDMVSAFAYPLPVRVICEMLGVPREDHPVFEKWAHSIAFTIDPQLVPGELTTEVERNVDEARAGFVGYFSRLIEERKREPRADILSELIAAEEGGDHLGERDLILTCVLLLVAGHETTANLILNGLLGLLRHPDQLRLLRERPELAEAAVEEVLRYDAPTQMVTRIAREPFTLGEHEVAAGQPLLLLLAAANRDPAQHRDADRFDITRGDPGHLGFAAGPHFCLGSVLARMEGAIALNAFAQALVEPRLDEASLRYRPHVAVRGPDHLRITFQGVRLDTLPAAATVRESEVGHG
- a CDS encoding ferredoxin, yielding MAESQWEVTVDPARCVGSGVCVAVAAGHFAVRDRRSHAVQPVTGPDDAVLDAAETCPMEAILVREAGSGTLLAPVE
- a CDS encoding Y4bD/Y4pK family protein, coding for MTGAVGPGDLVTVTHRPHPLVGRRLLVRAVRDGSAESLLCERPGGGLVTVLRSWTDRAPGARPVQDGEPRREAGTRIAVGGAFQVSDTALHRLRASLALSVERFVGLDTVRGLDTVKSCAAAVIPRSSLRHFSTGEKSEPVSRPVRKGGRAAGRID